A window of Rubricoccus marinus contains these coding sequences:
- a CDS encoding DUF5916 domain-containing protein, translating to MSTLRLSSALLLFLLLGPLALQPRAQATPPEEEAVAVAPEASGVRGLAAVRVQPGEIKLDGSLDDAVWQRIAPATGFVQRQPTPGAAGSQPTEARIAYDDKAVYVAMRMDDTGVTSALGRRDERLASDYASVAFDSYGDDRTAFQFEVNPAGVQRDFLFYDDVREDGSWDAVWDVATAQDARGWTAEFRIPFSQLRYAATGEQAWGVQFFREIHRTGERLSWAPMPPTADGFVSLFGDLRGLSDLTSARRLELLPYTASSLTRAPGDPANPFYRETDLAPRVGLDVKYGITSDITLTATVNPDFGQVEADPAQVNLGGFELFFGERRPFFVEGTDVFSMEPRRFFSNGRPSLLYTRRIGRSPQRDSFVPSATYSAAGDDGVVYTDAPEQTTILGAAKVTGRVGRFSFGILDAVTAPEHGRFHSLDARGQSLEEGQALIEPASNYLVARTQGTFGPTRVGGLLTAVNRDTGDAALMSLLPRQAYVGGLDAEHTLAEGWVLNGQVAGSVVEGSADAITSLQRAFPRLYQRPDARGLGVDTTRTSLSGFTGEMNLLRTSGTRWVGSLHANITSPGFDSNALGFQSRADQASVGGVLVYLQNEEQGAFQNYNVNVFGGSEWNWDGDRTGTFVGGNFNGTLTNFWSGGLNWNAGPRSTSDRLTRGGPLAQSAAGGRINAYMNTDSRKRVSGSLWSGANRDELGSWFWGIEPGVEVRPAANLSFSLSPELNLSHSARQYVTSMDAEAMTATFGRRYVFGEVDQTSVALSARLDWTFTPDLSLQLYARPFIASGTYSRFKQLGEPGQLRFPVFGEDVGTATTSASGETTIDPGDGSDPFTLQPNFTVRSIQGNAVLRWQYRPGSSLFLVWQQQRSGYDAAGDIRFGRDARGLFQDDLTNVFLVKLSYWLG from the coding sequence ATGTCCACGTTGCGCCTCTCCTCCGCCCTTCTGCTGTTCCTCCTCCTCGGGCCTCTGGCGCTGCAGCCGCGTGCCCAGGCCACGCCGCCCGAGGAGGAGGCCGTCGCCGTGGCGCCAGAGGCCTCTGGCGTGCGAGGCCTCGCGGCGGTGCGCGTGCAGCCCGGCGAGATCAAGCTGGATGGCTCCCTGGACGACGCCGTGTGGCAGCGCATCGCGCCGGCCACGGGCTTCGTGCAGCGCCAGCCGACGCCCGGCGCGGCGGGCTCCCAGCCCACCGAGGCGCGCATCGCGTACGACGACAAGGCGGTCTACGTCGCCATGCGGATGGACGACACAGGCGTGACCTCGGCGCTGGGGCGCCGCGACGAGCGCCTCGCGAGCGACTACGCCTCGGTCGCCTTCGACTCCTACGGCGACGACCGGACGGCCTTCCAGTTCGAGGTCAACCCGGCGGGCGTGCAGCGCGACTTCCTCTTCTACGACGACGTGCGCGAGGACGGCTCCTGGGACGCCGTCTGGGACGTGGCGACGGCGCAGGACGCCAGAGGCTGGACCGCCGAGTTCCGCATCCCGTTCTCCCAGCTCCGCTACGCCGCCACGGGCGAGCAGGCCTGGGGCGTGCAGTTCTTCCGCGAGATCCACCGCACGGGCGAGCGCCTGTCATGGGCGCCCATGCCCCCCACGGCCGACGGCTTCGTGAGCCTTTTCGGCGACCTCCGCGGCCTGTCCGATCTCACCTCGGCGCGGCGCCTGGAACTGTTGCCCTATACCGCGAGCAGCCTCACGCGCGCCCCTGGCGACCCAGCCAACCCCTTCTACCGCGAGACAGACCTCGCGCCGCGCGTGGGCCTGGACGTCAAGTACGGGATCACGAGCGACATCACGCTTACCGCCACCGTCAACCCGGACTTCGGGCAGGTGGAGGCCGATCCGGCCCAAGTCAACCTGGGCGGGTTCGAGCTGTTCTTCGGTGAGCGCCGGCCGTTTTTCGTGGAGGGCACCGACGTGTTCAGCATGGAGCCGCGGCGGTTCTTTTCCAACGGTCGCCCGAGCTTGCTCTACACCCGCCGCATCGGGCGCAGCCCGCAACGCGACAGCTTCGTGCCCAGCGCGACGTATTCAGCCGCTGGCGACGACGGCGTGGTCTACACCGACGCGCCGGAACAGACGACGATTCTCGGCGCCGCGAAGGTGACCGGCCGCGTCGGCCGCTTCTCGTTCGGCATCCTGGACGCCGTCACGGCTCCCGAGCACGGCCGCTTCCACTCTCTCGACGCCAGAGGCCAGTCGCTCGAAGAGGGCCAGGCCCTCATAGAGCCAGCCTCCAACTACCTCGTCGCGCGGACGCAGGGGACCTTTGGCCCGACGCGCGTCGGCGGACTCCTCACGGCGGTCAACCGCGATACCGGAGACGCGGCGCTGATGTCGCTCCTTCCGCGCCAGGCGTACGTCGGCGGGCTCGATGCGGAGCACACCCTCGCCGAAGGCTGGGTGCTCAACGGGCAGGTGGCCGGCAGCGTGGTCGAAGGCAGCGCCGACGCCATCACGTCGCTCCAGCGCGCCTTCCCCCGCCTCTACCAGCGCCCCGACGCCAGAGGCCTGGGCGTGGACACGACGCGGACCTCGCTCTCGGGCTTTACCGGCGAGATGAACCTCTTGCGCACGAGCGGCACGCGCTGGGTGGGCTCGCTCCACGCCAACATCACCTCGCCCGGCTTCGACTCCAACGCGCTCGGCTTCCAGAGCCGCGCCGATCAGGCGAGCGTGGGCGGCGTGCTGGTGTACCTCCAGAACGAGGAGCAGGGCGCCTTTCAGAACTACAACGTCAACGTCTTCGGCGGCTCGGAGTGGAACTGGGACGGCGACCGGACGGGCACGTTCGTAGGCGGCAACTTCAACGGCACGCTGACCAACTTCTGGAGCGGCGGCCTCAACTGGAACGCCGGGCCGCGGAGCACGAGCGACCGGCTCACGCGGGGCGGGCCTCTGGCGCAGTCGGCGGCGGGCGGGCGCATCAACGCGTACATGAACACGGACAGCCGCAAGAGGGTCTCCGGCTCGCTGTGGAGCGGCGCCAACCGCGACGAGTTGGGCAGCTGGTTCTGGGGCATCGAGCCCGGCGTGGAGGTGCGGCCGGCCGCGAACCTCTCGTTCAGCCTGAGCCCGGAGCTCAACCTCTCGCACTCGGCGCGGCAGTACGTCACGTCGATGGACGCCGAGGCGATGACCGCCACGTTCGGCCGGCGCTACGTCTTCGGCGAGGTGGACCAGACCAGCGTCGCGCTCTCCGCCCGCCTGGACTGGACGTTCACGCCCGACCTCTCGCTCCAGCTCTACGCGCGCCCGTTTATCGCCAGCGGCACGTACTCACGCTTTAAGCAGCTCGGCGAGCCCGGCCAACTCCGCTTCCCCGTCTTCGGCGAGGACGTGGGCACGGCCACCACGTCCGCCTCTGGCGAGACGACGATCGACCCCGGCGACGGCAGCGACCCGTTCACGCTCCAGCCCAACTTCACCGTCCGCTCCATCCAGGGCAACGCCGTCCTGCGCTGGCAGTACCGCCCCGGCAGCTCGCTTTTCCTCGTGTGGCAGCAGCAGCGCAGCGGCTACGACGCGGCGGGCGACATCCGCTTCGGCCGCGACGCCAGAGGCCTCTTCCAGGACGACCTCACGAACGTCTTCCTCGTCAAGCTGAGCTACTGGTTGGGGTAG
- a CDS encoding class I SAM-dependent methyltransferase produces SLALALSRIADLDLRGYDGSAPMVEVAQRKAAKEGAEITFGTADFLDPIPGPLADAVLLVYDGLNYLLHERQIATLFERVHAALRPGGVFIFDQSTPANSLNHVGEFDDEGRADAFAYTRSGEYDPETRIHTTTFELSASGEAHQETHLQRAYSLEEMQALLDASPLAPEAAYDAFSTDGADGASERIHWVARKTSA; encoded by the coding sequence GCTCACTCGCGCTCGCGCTCTCGCGCATCGCGGACCTGGACCTGCGCGGCTACGACGGCTCCGCGCCGATGGTGGAGGTCGCGCAGCGGAAGGCTGCCAAAGAGGGCGCCGAGATCACGTTCGGCACCGCAGACTTCCTCGACCCGATCCCCGGGCCTCTGGCGGATGCCGTGCTCCTCGTCTACGACGGGCTGAACTACCTGCTGCACGAGCGGCAGATCGCCACGCTGTTCGAGCGCGTCCACGCCGCGCTCCGTCCCGGCGGCGTGTTCATCTTCGACCAGAGCACGCCTGCCAACTCGCTCAACCACGTGGGTGAGTTCGACGACGAGGGCCGCGCCGACGCGTTCGCGTACACCCGCTCCGGCGAGTACGACCCCGAGACGCGGATCCACACGACGACCTTCGAGCTGAGCGCCTCTGGCGAAGCGCACCAGGAAACGCACCTCCAGCGCGCCTACTCGCTAGAGGAGATGCAGGCGCTGCTGGACGCCTCGCCTCTCGCGCCAGAGGCCGCCTACGACGCGTTCTCCACCGACGGCGCCGATGGCGCCAGCGAGCGCATTCACTGGGTGGCGAGGAAGACCAGCGCGTGA
- the ppdK gene encoding pyruvate, phosphate dikinase, with amino-acid sequence MPNSTAPDPTDRDHRWVYPFAEAPASNKTLLGGKGAGLAAMTAAGLPVPPGFTITTEACVAYQSHGHHFPEGMWTQAREALKSVEEATGRTFGDPENPLLLSVRSGAAVSMPGMMDTVLNLGLNDETARGIARQTGDERFAWDAYRRFVAMFGEIVMGVEAERFERVLERAKAKTSGGRDTDLTPEALQEVVAQFKRLVFGEQRGVPFPDDPEEQLRMTIAAVFDSWDNDRARAYRRVHRISDRIGTGVTVQAMVFGNMGWESGTGVAFTRDPSTGEKTLYGEYLLNAQGEDVVAGTRTPKPLAQMEADLPDAFAQFREIAGRLEAYYGDVQDVEFTIEQGTLWLLQTRTAKRSGAAAVKTAVDMVAEGVIDRETAIRRVSPEALDGLLHPTVDPDAEVTLLAEGLPASPGAATGRVVFTSDDAEAQAASGEPVILVRQETSPDDFHGMVASQAIVTARGGMTSHAAVVARGMGVPCVAGADTLEIDAGGGTLRANGHTVLAGDWLTVDGATGRVLLGQVPTREPQLGEDFHTLMGWADDVRRLGVRANADTPEDAQTARDFGARGIGLCRTEHMFFGDARLAAMREMILADGPGEREAALRKLLPLQREDFAGLFRAMDGFPVTVRLLDPPLHEFLPSLLDLTGRIAEIKLALRHADTLEDMDRLLDDSDTARGLLRQVERLHETNPMLGLRGCRLGLLYPEITRMQAQAVFEAAADCKASGVDVQPEIMVPLVSVATELKDQAALVREVASEVFAERGTEVDYLVGTMIELPRACLTAGQIADHAEFFSFGTNDLTQTTFGLSRDDAGRFLSTYVDRGILRADPFQVLDQEGVGQLVRMGTERGREARPGLKVGVCGEHGGEPQSVAFFHDAGLDYVSCSPFRVPIARLAAAHAALDEASS; translated from the coding sequence ATGCCCAACTCGACCGCTCCCGACCCCACCGACCGCGATCACCGCTGGGTGTACCCCTTCGCCGAGGCCCCGGCCTCGAACAAAACTCTTCTGGGCGGCAAAGGCGCCGGGCTAGCCGCGATGACGGCCGCTGGCCTCCCGGTCCCTCCCGGGTTCACGATTACGACCGAGGCGTGCGTGGCCTACCAGTCGCACGGCCACCACTTCCCCGAGGGAATGTGGACCCAGGCGCGAGAGGCGCTCAAAAGTGTCGAGGAGGCCACAGGCCGGACGTTCGGCGACCCAGAAAACCCGTTGCTGCTCTCGGTCCGCAGCGGCGCCGCGGTTTCCATGCCGGGCATGATGGACACGGTCCTCAACCTCGGCCTCAACGACGAGACCGCCAGAGGCATCGCGCGGCAGACCGGCGACGAGCGCTTCGCGTGGGACGCCTACCGCCGCTTTGTCGCCATGTTCGGCGAGATCGTAATGGGCGTCGAAGCCGAGCGGTTCGAGCGCGTGCTGGAACGCGCCAAAGCCAAGACCTCTGGCGGGCGCGATACCGACCTCACGCCAGAGGCCCTGCAGGAGGTGGTCGCGCAGTTCAAGCGGCTCGTGTTCGGGGAGCAGCGCGGCGTGCCGTTCCCGGACGATCCGGAGGAGCAGCTTCGCATGACGATTGCGGCCGTCTTCGACAGCTGGGACAACGACCGCGCGCGGGCCTACCGCCGCGTCCACCGCATCTCGGACCGCATCGGGACCGGCGTGACGGTCCAGGCGATGGTGTTCGGCAACATGGGCTGGGAGTCCGGGACCGGCGTCGCGTTTACGCGTGACCCGTCGACGGGCGAGAAGACGCTCTACGGCGAGTATCTCCTCAACGCGCAGGGCGAAGACGTGGTCGCGGGCACGCGCACGCCCAAGCCTCTGGCGCAGATGGAGGCCGATCTCCCCGACGCTTTCGCGCAGTTCCGCGAGATCGCAGGGCGACTGGAGGCATACTACGGCGACGTGCAGGACGTGGAGTTCACGATCGAGCAGGGCACGCTCTGGCTGCTCCAGACGCGGACGGCCAAACGCTCCGGCGCCGCGGCCGTCAAAACCGCCGTGGACATGGTCGCCGAGGGCGTTATCGACCGCGAGACGGCGATCCGGCGCGTCTCGCCAGAGGCCCTGGACGGCCTGCTCCACCCGACCGTCGATCCCGACGCCGAGGTGACGCTGCTGGCCGAAGGCCTGCCCGCGAGTCCGGGCGCCGCAACGGGCCGCGTCGTCTTCACGTCGGACGACGCCGAGGCGCAAGCGGCCTCTGGCGAGCCGGTCATCTTGGTGCGGCAGGAGACCTCGCCAGACGACTTCCACGGCATGGTCGCATCCCAGGCCATCGTGACCGCCAGAGGCGGCATGACGAGCCACGCGGCGGTCGTGGCGCGCGGCATGGGCGTGCCGTGCGTGGCGGGCGCCGACACGCTGGAGATCGACGCGGGGGGCGGTACGCTCCGCGCGAACGGCCACACGGTCCTCGCCGGCGACTGGCTGACGGTCGACGGCGCGACGGGCCGCGTCCTTCTCGGCCAGGTGCCGACCCGCGAGCCGCAACTGGGCGAGGACTTCCACACGCTCATGGGCTGGGCCGATGATGTGCGCCGCCTGGGTGTGCGCGCGAATGCGGACACGCCAGAGGACGCACAGACCGCCCGCGACTTCGGCGCCAGAGGCATCGGGCTGTGCCGGACCGAGCACATGTTCTTCGGCGACGCCCGCCTCGCGGCCATGCGCGAGATGATCCTCGCCGACGGGCCGGGTGAGCGCGAGGCGGCGCTCCGCAAGCTGCTCCCGCTCCAGCGCGAGGACTTCGCGGGCCTCTTCCGCGCGATGGACGGCTTCCCCGTGACCGTCCGCCTCCTGGACCCGCCGCTCCACGAGTTCCTCCCCAGCCTGCTCGACCTTACAGGCCGCATCGCCGAGATCAAGCTCGCGCTCCGCCACGCCGACACGCTGGAGGACATGGATCGCCTACTGGACGACTCCGACACCGCCAGAGGCCTCTTGCGCCAGGTGGAGCGGCTGCACGAGACCAACCCGATGCTCGGCCTTCGCGGCTGCCGCCTCGGCCTTCTCTACCCCGAGATCACGCGGATGCAGGCCCAGGCCGTCTTCGAGGCCGCCGCCGACTGCAAAGCCTCTGGCGTCGACGTGCAACCTGAGATCATGGTGCCGCTCGTTTCGGTCGCGACGGAGTTGAAGGACCAGGCTGCCCTCGTCCGCGAGGTCGCGTCCGAGGTCTTCGCCGAGCGCGGGACCGAGGTGGACTACCTGGTCGGGACGATGATCGAGCTGCCGCGCGCGTGCCTCACCGCGGGCCAGATTGCGGATCACGCCGAGTTCTTCTCGTTCGGCACCAACGACCTGACCCAGACCACGTTCGGCCTCTCGCGCGACGACGCGGGCCGGTTCCTCTCCACCTACGTCGACCGCGGCATCCTGCGCGCCGACCCGTTCCAGGTGCTGGACCAGGAGGGTGTCGGCCAGTTGGTCCGCATGGGGACCGAGCGCGGGCGCGAGGCGCGGCCGGGCCTCAAAGTCGGCGTCTGCGGCGAGCACGGCGGCGAGCCGCAGTCGGTCGCGTTCTTCCACGACGCGGGGCTGGACTACGTGAGCTGCTCGCCCTTCCGCGTCCCCATCGCGCGGCTCGCGGCAGCCCACGCGGCGCTTGACGAGGCCTCGAGCTGA
- a CDS encoding ferritin-like domain-containing protein — translation MSKITDLRGLFLHGLKDLYYAEKQSKKTIASMAEKASNSDLKQQLEAHASHSDTHIQRLDKVFEMIGEKAEGVTCEAMDGILKESKHLMEEVEDAETRDAAIVFCAQAIDHYEITRYGSLATFAERLGHEDASNLLGETLGEEEEADERLTLLAKDTLNKAAA, via the coding sequence ATGTCGAAGATCACCGACCTCCGCGGCCTGTTCCTCCACGGCCTCAAAGACCTCTACTACGCTGAGAAGCAGTCCAAGAAGACCATCGCGTCGATGGCCGAGAAGGCTTCCAACAGCGATCTCAAGCAGCAGCTCGAAGCCCACGCCTCGCATTCCGACACCCACATCCAACGCCTCGACAAGGTGTTCGAGATGATCGGCGAAAAGGCCGAGGGCGTCACCTGCGAAGCGATGGACGGCATCCTCAAGGAGTCCAAGCACCTCATGGAAGAGGTGGAGGACGCCGAGACGCGTGACGCCGCCATCGTTTTCTGCGCCCAGGCCATCGATCACTACGAAATCACGCGCTACGGTAGCCTCGCGACGTTCGCCGAGCGCCTCGGCCACGAGGATGCCTCCAACCTGCTCGGCGAGACGCTGGGCGAGGAGGAGGAGGCCGACGAGCGCCTCACGCTGCTCGCCAAGGACACGCTCAATAAGGCCGCCGCCTAG
- a CDS encoding GIY-YIG nuclease family protein, with protein sequence MVQKSAAVYILASQRNGTLYIGVTSDLVKRVRQHKEGAHEGFSTRYGVHRLVYFEQHPSIVDAIAREKRLKKWRRAWKLDLIEGFNPGWEDLYERLVFGE encoded by the coding sequence ATGGTCCAAAAGTCCGCCGCCGTGTACATCCTCGCGAGCCAGCGAAACGGGACGCTGTACATCGGCGTCACGAGCGACCTCGTCAAACGTGTGCGTCAACACAAAGAGGGTGCTCACGAGGGGTTCTCGACGCGGTACGGCGTGCATCGCCTGGTCTACTTCGAGCAGCATCCGAGCATCGTCGATGCCATCGCGCGGGAAAAGCGACTTAAGAAGTGGCGGCGCGCGTGGAAGCTGGACCTGATCGAAGGCTTCAACCCGGGGTGGGAGGACCTGTACGAACGGCTCGTGTTCGGCGAGTAA
- a CDS encoding cupin domain-containing protein yields the protein MPDPINLDDKLDRFSETWTPKIIAALNGQHVKLAHLEGEFVWHAHAEEDELFFVARGRLRIEMRDGSVELGPGDLFVVPRGVEHRPVALPTASVMLFEPASTAHTGDVVSERTVTDLDWI from the coding sequence ATGCCCGACCCGATCAACCTCGACGACAAGCTGGACCGGTTTTCCGAGACCTGGACGCCCAAGATCATCGCCGCGCTCAACGGCCAGCACGTCAAGCTGGCGCACCTGGAAGGCGAGTTCGTGTGGCACGCCCACGCCGAGGAAGACGAGCTGTTCTTCGTCGCCAGAGGCCGCTTGCGCATCGAGATGCGGGACGGCAGCGTGGAACTGGGACCGGGCGATCTGTTCGTCGTCCCGCGCGGGGTGGAGCACCGGCCTGTGGCCCTGCCGACGGCGAGCGTGATGCTGTTCGAGCCCGCCTCGACGGCGCACACGGGCGACGTGGTGAGCGAGCGCACCGTCACGGACCTGGACTGGATCTGA
- a CDS encoding acyl-CoA carboxylase subunit beta — MQKIIDGLKVQTAEIQRGGGEKSIAREHARGKMTARERVAALLDDDSPFYELGLFVGRGMYEDEGGAPAGGVVMGLGRVHGQLILVVAADATVKAGAWFPITAKKNLRAQEIAMENRVPIVYLVDSAGVFLPMQDEIFPDKEHFGRIFRNNAKLSAMGVPQIAAIMGSCVAGGAYLPIMSDESLIVDGTGSVFLAGPFLVKAAIGEETDNETLGGAHTQSDISGVVDYKMPDDATCLATVRDLLKKRGPLARYGFTRDTPASPAFEPESIGGAFPESRQMPYDMREVLARIVDADSWTEYKPGYGQSLLCGTARIDGWVVGIVASQREVVRTSPPKGKPPEMQIGGVIYGDAADKAARFIMTCNQKKTPLVFLQDVTGFMVGTRAEQGGIIKDGAKLVQAVANSVVPKFTVIVGNSYGAGNYALCGKAYDPRLILAWPTAQIAVMGGAQAAKTMLSIEVRKRKKQGIELSDDDQKALLHEIESRYEEQTSPVYAAARLWVDEIIDPARTREWLAVGLEMADHNPEMEPFRMGVIQV; from the coding sequence ATGCAGAAGATCATCGACGGACTCAAGGTGCAGACGGCCGAGATCCAGCGCGGCGGGGGCGAGAAGTCCATCGCGCGCGAGCACGCCAGAGGCAAGATGACGGCCCGCGAGCGCGTCGCGGCGCTTCTGGACGACGACTCGCCGTTCTACGAACTCGGCCTTTTCGTGGGCCGTGGGATGTATGAGGATGAAGGCGGAGCGCCCGCCGGCGGTGTCGTCATGGGGCTGGGCCGCGTGCACGGGCAACTCATCCTAGTCGTGGCCGCGGACGCCACCGTGAAGGCCGGCGCGTGGTTTCCCATCACGGCCAAGAAGAACCTCCGCGCGCAGGAGATCGCGATGGAGAACCGCGTCCCGATCGTCTACCTCGTGGACTCGGCAGGCGTCTTCCTGCCCATGCAGGACGAGATCTTCCCGGACAAGGAGCACTTCGGTCGCATCTTCCGCAACAACGCCAAGCTGAGCGCGATGGGCGTGCCACAGATCGCGGCCATCATGGGAAGCTGCGTGGCGGGCGGCGCCTACCTGCCCATCATGAGCGACGAGAGCCTGATCGTGGACGGCACGGGCTCGGTCTTTCTCGCGGGGCCGTTTTTGGTCAAGGCCGCGATTGGCGAGGAGACAGACAACGAGACGCTGGGCGGCGCCCACACGCAGTCCGACATCTCCGGCGTGGTCGACTACAAGATGCCTGACGATGCGACATGCCTCGCGACCGTCCGCGACCTGCTCAAAAAGCGCGGGCCTCTGGCGCGGTACGGGTTCACGCGCGACACGCCCGCATCTCCGGCGTTCGAGCCCGAGAGCATCGGCGGGGCGTTCCCGGAGAGCCGCCAGATGCCGTACGACATGCGCGAGGTGCTCGCGCGGATCGTGGACGCGGACAGTTGGACGGAGTACAAGCCGGGCTACGGCCAGAGCCTCCTGTGCGGAACGGCGCGAATTGATGGGTGGGTCGTCGGCATCGTCGCGAGCCAGCGCGAAGTCGTGCGGACGAGCCCGCCGAAAGGCAAGCCGCCCGAGATGCAGATCGGCGGCGTGATCTACGGCGACGCGGCAGACAAGGCGGCGCGGTTCATCATGACGTGCAACCAGAAAAAGACGCCTCTGGTGTTTTTGCAGGACGTGACCGGCTTCATGGTCGGCACACGAGCGGAGCAGGGCGGCATCATCAAGGACGGCGCCAAACTGGTGCAAGCTGTCGCCAACTCGGTCGTGCCCAAGTTCACCGTCATCGTGGGCAACTCGTACGGCGCGGGCAACTACGCGCTCTGCGGCAAGGCGTACGATCCCCGCCTGATCCTCGCGTGGCCCACGGCGCAGATCGCGGTCATGGGCGGCGCGCAAGCGGCCAAGACGATGCTCTCCATTGAGGTGCGCAAGCGCAAAAAGCAAGGCATCGAACTCAGCGACGACGACCAGAAGGCGCTTCTCCACGAGATCGAGAGCCGCTACGAGGAGCAGACGAGCCCGGTCTACGCTGCCGCCCGTCTCTGGGTGGACGAGATCATCGACCCGGCCCGTACGCGCGAGTGGCTGGCCGTTGGCCTAGAGATGGCGGACCATAACCCAGAGATGGAACCGTTTCGCATGGGCGTAATCCAGGTGTAA